The proteins below are encoded in one region of Zerene cesonia ecotype Mississippi chromosome 10, Zerene_cesonia_1.1, whole genome shotgun sequence:
- the LOC119829478 gene encoding adenylate kinase isoenzyme 6 homolog, with protein sequence MNLKRSFPNILITGTPGVGKSTISRQLADRVKFAWREVSKLAEEHNCLDEFDPEYQCPFLNEDKLLDVMEGMMAKGGNIVDYHGCEFFPERWFDGVFVIRTNNTTLYDRLTQRGYTGKKLEDNIQCEIFETLLEEAQSSYKPEIIVELRNDTEEQLQSNVNTIVEWIERWKEENI encoded by the exons ATGAACTTAAAACGAAGTTTTccgaatatattaataacag gaACTCCTGGAGTGGGAAAATCAACCATTAGCAGACAATTGGCAGACCGTGTAAAATTTGCGTGGAGAGAAGTCTCCAAGTTGGCCGAGGAACACAATTGCTTAGATGAGTTTGATCCAGAATACCAATGCCCTTTCCTCAATGAAGATAAA TTGCTGGATGTCATGGAAGGAATGATGGCCAAAGGTGGTAATATTGTGGATTATCATGGCTGTGAATTCTTTCCAGAAAGATGGTTTGATGGCGTCTTTGTTATAAGGACAAACAATACAACATTGTATGATAGATTAACTCAAAG ggGATACACAGGGAAAAAATTAGAGGACAACATACAGTGTGAAATATTTGAGACCTTACTCGAGGAAGCACAATCATCATACAAGCCTGAAATTATTGTAGAGCTAAGGAATGACACTGAAGAACAGTTGCAAAGCAATGTTAATACTATTGTGGAATGGATCGAGAGATGGAaggaagaaaatatataa